In Clupea harengus unplaced genomic scaffold, Ch_v2.0.2, whole genome shotgun sequence, the genomic window GGGTAAGATAACTGTTTACGGTCACTTTTCGTTTCGAATTTTCCTCTGAAAATGTACTTGGAAAAAGTATGCTCACACTGTCACGACTGCAACGTAACGATAGAGATACAGTGTCGCTACCTATCAATGAGTAGGCCTTGTTATTTTGTTTAGCGTTTTATGTGATCAGTGGCGATTGTGTTACCATTCGTTTTACGTTCATGTGGGGAAAGTATGGGATAGCTTTGGGCTTTTTTAATGGTTTCGATTGAGTTTAAACGGATCGATTTTGGGCCATTTTGCTACATGTAGCCTACCACCACCGCATAGGCCTGTGGCTAGCAAACTGTTATGCTATTCGTATATTTTATTCCTTTGTCTGCAGTGCTCTCTGCTAATACTTAATATATTTAATTCGAAAGCGTGCCGGTCTAGTCAGTGGGATGATTCTCCCAGTGACTAGCTCATTCGCGAGTTTTCTACTGTATGGTATCTGCTCGTAGCTGTGGTTAGCCTACGTCTGTTGCATGAGTCTCAATGGGTTGCAACAAGATGCAAGTCTCGAATGCATGAAAGGGTATTCAACCTAAGGGCCCACGGAGCCTTAACTTCATTGATATGTGTTATtatctttataaaaaaaaaaaatggagtaaGTCATACTAAATCACAGGACAGCAATTGTCTCCCCGGTCTGTATTTATTTCTGATCGTAGTCTATATTTGTTGAGTGTTCTTGTCGCCTGGTAGCTGCAACTCTCCATCGCCAGAATAATACATATTATTATGACGTTTCAGATTCCAACACTTGCTGGAGATGTCAAAATGAAACAGGTACTTATATATtttcgtttgtgtgtttgtttgtttgcaatgCTTCAACACTGGCTACCATCATTTTGAGATGAAACACCGCCCTGAGATCCCCTCGAAGGACTAAGCTGTTAGACGGCAGTCAGCTCCATCTCATTGCTTGTCATAGAAATACATTAATTTTGTTTCATCAGCCTCATAATGGCATTAGTAGCACTTCTTGTAGTTCGATCTGTTTCTTTGTTCTGCTATGTTGCTATTCAGTACCATTGTGTTCAACCACTGGTAGGCTTGTAGTATGGGACtcctgctgtgtctctgtgatgtACATTCAATTTAAATATGTCTGCAAACATGATTGGGCCGAGCACCCAAGTACAAGTCTGTTTCATCATGATCTGTAGATGCTGATCATTTCACACATAATCGTCACCAGCAAAGAtccaaaagacaccagtcaAAAAGACATAGTTCACTCTTACTGGCTCCTTTATTTGTGTGGGCATATGAAGTGTAATGCCATGCCCTCAAAGGTTTCTTCTTCATGGTAGGGTTTTAGATTAACCTGTCTGGAGGTCCTCAAAGTAGGAGAAGCATTTTCTGTGTCATGGTTATCTTTTCTTCAGTTGTGTGgtgttctctcactctttacCTATCTGTGGGGAAATACCATAGGATTCAGATGTCTGTCAGGGATGCTCAGTCCTCTACCTGAAAATCTGTCCCCTTGCATTATTGCTTAGGAATGAACCTGTAAGAAATCCATCTCTGTAATATAGAATGCAGCCTTTAACTATAACAATTGCACCAGCTATTTTTGTACACTATGTGTGCACAATAACATAGGaagttagcgtgctagttttggaacagaactccttattgctgctttaaatagtCCCCTGGCAGACTTAAGTTGCAGAATCATTTCTAAGCTAATGCATTTGATTCTGAATGTTGATCATCTCTTTTAGGAACATTTGAATAGTATCGCCAGAACTGCTCAACTTTGGTCACAACAGCGGAGTAAATCTGCGGTCGGACGACTGAGCATCCTTGATCTATATGCAATCatgtctctctccttgtgtACTTATTGCGAATGACTGAACTCTTGCCTTCTTGtcaacattcattttgaaaacgTTGCGGTTATTATTGCTTAGGAATGAACCTGTAAGAAATCCATCTCTGTAATATAGAATGCAGTCTTTAACTATAACAATTGCACCAGCTATTTTTGTGCACAATAACATAAATCACTGACTTTgtgttttgcaacattctgtctctctcactctctttttctctctctctctctctctctctctctcctttttccttgctcttttgttctcttttaTAGCTAACCGCAGAGCCCTGAAGTTAACCTTTGCCAATGCTCCCATGAAACCAACCACAAGGCTCCCAATCTCTACTGTGACTCCTCCATTCCAAAACCCTCATATGTAatttttgattttatttttgttgttgaaaaATTCGCATCACAACGTGACTGCAGATAGCCATAGACAAAGAGCGGAGTTGTATGACGCCCTTTATTTAATATATGACATCTGTGTGTCATTGCTGAAGTCTCTAACTAATGTGGGATAAAGGAAAGTCACTAGAATCAGGGGAGACGAATGACCacggtcttgtgtgtgtgtgtgtgtgtgtgtgtgtgtgtgtgtgtgtgtgtgtgtgtgtgtgtgtgtgtgtgtgtgtgtgttgtgtagagagAGGCTGAGGACACACAGCATCGAGTCGTCGGGGAAGCTGAAGATCTCTCCAGAGCAGCACTGGGACTTCACTGCCGAGGACCTGAAGGACCTGGGCGAGATCGGCAGAGGCGCCTACGGCTCTGTCAACAAGATGGTGCACATACCCAGCAACCAGATCATGGCCGTGAAGGTGCGGCGGAGAGTCACCGGCATGACTTCAATGTCTCTAACCTTTGTGTTGCATCCTTTGAAATGtgcaaagacaaagaaaaatggATGGGATTCTATTAATCTTGACTCTGTCACACGGTGTCGATATCccagttaaagtaacactatgcaacaatttgacactttttgaggtatggttttataagcaactagttttggtaccatcctcaaatttattttgatagcatatggtcatgtgaaggacagataaacacctgtctttcccatccaggatatgcactatgtagttctgtgtttcctggctggaacaccttgcaaaaatggaagaaaagcttttacagcatAACATtaccagctatactgccaaaagacaccagttagtgtgttggcaagctgtTATCTGTGTCAACTGTTGGTGGTGTTacgcaaggtttttgcatgccttttaggtagttagcgtgctagttttggaacagaactccttattgctgctttaaatagtTTGAAGAGAAATAGTTTGTCTTAACTTCTGGACAgtgatttttttaaaaaaaaattttaatttgtttttaagGATATGTCTATGCTTGTgcttgtatttatatatacaatTTTATATAAATTGACTCCAAATATGCAAATGATTAATTATTGTGGAGTCATACCAGATGTCTGCATTTGAATTAGATGGAATGGAAGGGATAATATTCTGCTTGGCGGGCGCCATCATCCTTCTCTTGTTGCTTTGGTTTTCTGCAGAGGATTCGCTCCACCGTGGATGAGAAGGAGCAGAAGCAGCTGCTGATGGACCTGGATGTAGTCATGAGGAGTAGCGACTGTCCCTATATTGTCCAGTTTTATGGCGCTCTTTTCAGAGAGGTGAGGGCCCCTCGCTTCATCTTAAACCCACTCTCAGTTCTCTATTCATACGCAGACAAATGACCATGTCACCCATGTCATCCTAgataatgggtgtgtgtgataataCATGACTGCATGTTCGATCCCACTGCTGTAGTACGTGCGGCCTGTGGAACTGAACGCTGTCTTTAGAATAAGGAATTTAGtaattgtcagtgtgtgtgtgtgatctgtatgGGCGTCTGCTAGGAGCACTGCTGTGACTGAGGGTGACTTTGGTGTGATGTTGTGTAGTCTATGTAGCCTTTCCTGACCCACAGGTGAGACTCGCCCTGACTCTCTTTCACATCTCCTTTTCAGGGTGACTGTTGGATATGTATGGAGCTCATGTCTACCTCATTCGACAAATTCTACAAATATGTATATTGTGCATTAGATGATGTCATTCCGGAGGAGATACTAGGCAAAATAACATTAGCAGTAAGTATCAACAGGCTGGTCCACTTGTTTGCTGGTGTTTAGACTGATGTAGTACTGCCAAAGGGTGACTGCGTTGGCATACTCATTCTCCTTTGTTTGTTGTCTACAGACTGTGAAAGCACTGAATCACTTAAAAGAAAACTTGAAAATAATCCACAGAGGTAAGTGGCTTTTGTTCCTTTCAAGAGATATATTGATAAATAAAAATGCTAAGAGTTCCATCCTGAGATTTATGGCTcatgtcatttttttatgttcattCATATCCTCTCAGACATCAAACCCTCCAACATTCTCCTGGACCGAAACGGTAACATAAAGCTTTGTGACTTTGGCATCAGCGGCCAGCTGGTGGACTCCATAGCTAAGACCAGAGATGCCGGATGCAGGCCCTATATGGCGGTGAGCagtctgtgtgtttccatgaccgttcagtgtttttaaacttcatgttcctgtttttttgcCACCAATTCCCTCGCAAGGATGTCCGTTGCTGTATCTAACTCAAAATACTGTCAGAGCTTTGACCCACTTGTGACCCATTCGAATGGTTGAAGGTGAAGGCTAGGTGCTAATTTGAAGGGACTCGACTTAACCAGAGTCTGACCGCAGACGggtctgctctctcttcctcctatTGAGAAAAGGTCCTAAAGGTCCCTCCGGTGACCCGTAACCATGTTTATAAAAGCAGTGCTGATGTCAGGCCCATTAAAGGGTCCATGCGTTATCTTCAGTTCATATAACTACTTACCTTGTTACACATTCCTGTTGTGGGAAGAGCTCATTACTTGAAGTCATGACGATGTATAGTGAAGATATTTTTCAACAGAGATTGCACAAAAGGGAAACCACTCCGCTTCCTGTGCCATTTCTCAGGGTTCAGAGGGCAAGAGCCGGCCAGCCAGACCCTGTCTCCCTGAACttttaattatttttcaacagagGGCTCTAAATCCATAGTCTGTACTCACCAATTCTCGTGTGGAGTGGCGATTTTGTTTGGAGTAAGGCTGAGAAACAACTGTAGAATCCGATCCATTATaaattatgtgttgtgtgttatgtctgaGCATGGCCTTATGGGAATATTCCTCACACCTGGTATGCTTGGTCGTATGTTTCAGCCTGAGAGAATAGACCCCAGCGCTTCCAGGCAAGGATATGATGTCCGATCAGACGTCTGGAGTTTGGGAATCACTCTGGTAGGTGCCAGAGAGGAGATCCACACATTTGACATTGGCATggctatataaaaaaaaagaatgccagTCCTAAACTTCCATGGAGTTGCGGTAGCCCTCCATAGCTCAATAGCCCTTCATAGAACATGTCAACATTATTCTAAGGCATTGTGTATGTCTTAGTGTTCAGCTCTGGTTGTACTAATTTGTTCTGCGTATGTTGTACGATGTACAACTAACTGTATTtgagtgtatgttgtgtgtttacacattttCTTTGAACCCCTAGTACGAGCTGGCTACAGGACGCTTCCCTTACCCTAAGTGGAACAGCGTGTTTGACCAGCTGACCCAGGTGGTCAAGGGGGACCCCCCTCAGCTATTCAACTCTGACGAGAGGCAGTTCTCCCCGAAATTCATCAACTTTGTCAATCTATGGTGAGCAGCCCCACCTTCCTCGCCTCATCTCTAAAAGTGGCAGGCATTTGCCTACCTGTCCGATTTGCTGCCCTCTTGTGGAAGAGGCTTGTCCTGTCATTATAGCAATATGATGTTTTGCCATGACCACTTGTTCAAATTCTATTTTCAATTGCAATTTGTTTTGAACACCACACTCTTGTTGACCAGTAACACTGGACAAATTGCCTACTGATACCATGGCAAGACATGGCGTCATGGCGGCTACCTACCTGCCTGCCAGGCACCTGTCTTAGCCTTAGCATGATCCTGGTGTGCTAAACCTGTGGTCACTAATGTGTCCTTAAGCAGTCTGTGTTCACTGTGCTATACCTGTGGTCACTAATGTGTCCTTCAGCAGTCCGTGTTCACTGTGCTAAACCTGTGGTCACTAATGTGTACTTAAGCAGTCCGTGTTCACTGTGCTAAACCTTTAATCACTAATGTGTACTTAACCAGTCAGTGTTCACTGTGCTAAACCTGTGGTCACTAATGAGTTTTTCACCTCTCTCACCCCCAGCCTTACAAAGGATGAATCAAAAAGGCCAAAGTATAGAGAGCTTCTGGTAAGTGTCCTCCATTCCTGAGATGTCCTTTTGCAGTGAACCACCCTGGCATGATATCCCTTACTCTCTACTCCTTAGAGTAGACCAATTTATGattcatataaatacatatatagtcatatatatttacattaccTTGCAATACTTTTGCAGCCTCTCTCAATATATTTGCATTACCTCATAATACTTTTTTTGCGTTTCCTCACAATACTGTTGTGCTCCATGGGTAAGGCAAAAGTATTGTGAGGTAATGTAAAGTGTTTTGTGTGGTAATGCAAAAGTATTTGCGAGGGAACACAAAAATATGGTGAGTTCTCACAGTCATGgacattttaaaattccatttACCAGGCCTAGAAAAAGTATGAACTTCAGGAAAGGTCAtgaatttagatttttttttttgtatggaaATTTTATGAAGTGTCCTTAGTCATGGAAAATGCTTGGGAACCCTGAATGCAAAAGTATTATGAGGGAACACAAGAGCagctaaaagaaaaacaaaataacccCACCATGACCTTTTAAGGGGCTCTGCACAATACTATATTATCCAAACGATAAAAAGCTTATATAAATTATACCAGAAGCTGGCATTCTATACCCTTCCAGAGGATGCAGTATCGTAATgatgttaattatcggacggcgtgtgttatcgggaaccgttcgcgttgtcatgttaatccattattacatttttcattttgattgtttaacagaatggccgatgtttgacactgtccgataactgacatagctacgctaatGTATTTGACTTTACATTTGTCCCACAGAGGCACCCATTCATTCAGATGTACGAGGAACGGGAGGTGGATGTGGCCAGCTACGTGATCAGGATTTCCGATCAGATGCCCACCTCACCCAGCTCGCCCATGTACGGGGACTGATCCCGCGTCCCGCTTCCAAGCTCTGACCAAGGACCTCGGGTAACCTTTCGGGTGCACAGCATCGCTTAGTGACATGGTTTCGTATTTAAACagcaatgaaacaaacaaacat contains:
- the LOC122130801 gene encoding dual specificity mitogen-activated protein kinase kinase 4-like, whose protein sequence is MATPSPSTNSTTSSCSKTNNAGSILHHYQTQAQHLTTMTNMQDSNTCWRCQNETANRRALKLTFANAPMKPTTRLPISTVTPPFQNPHIERLRTHSIESSGKLKISPEQHWDFTAEDLKDLGEIGRGAYGSVNKMVHIPSNQIMAVKRIRSTVDEKEQKQLLMDLDVVMRSSDCPYIVQFYGALFREGDCWICMELMSTSFDKFYKYVYCALDDVIPEEILGKITLATVKALNHLKENLKIIHRDIKPSNILLDRNGNIKLCDFGISGQLVDSIAKTRDAGCRPYMAPERIDPSASRQGYDVRSDVWSLGITLYELATGRFPYPKWNSVFDQLTQVVKGDPPQLFNSDERQFSPKFINFVNLCLTKDESKRPKYRELLRHPFIQMYEEREVDVASYVIRISDQMPTSPSSPMYGD